Proteins encoded by one window of Silvibacterium dinghuense:
- a CDS encoding chemotaxis protein CheW, whose protein sequence is MSTQEAAVAAITAGAAGEQEQTLQYLTFTLDDHDYGLELFKIQEIRGYAPITPIPNLPPHVRGVMNLRGTVLPVIDLRMKFRLPAIEYNKFTVIVIALVEEKVVGLLVDAISDVLQVSSSSMRPAPDFGTAVDTQFIHGVFQARDHLVVALNLERLLTEGELTLPEMVQ, encoded by the coding sequence ATGTCCACCCAGGAAGCTGCTGTAGCGGCCATCACTGCGGGCGCAGCTGGAGAGCAGGAGCAGACGCTGCAGTACCTCACGTTTACGCTCGACGATCATGACTACGGTCTCGAACTTTTCAAGATCCAGGAAATTCGCGGGTATGCGCCCATTACTCCCATCCCGAATCTGCCTCCGCACGTGCGCGGCGTGATGAACCTGCGCGGAACAGTGCTGCCGGTGATCGATCTGCGGATGAAGTTCCGGCTGCCTGCGATCGAATACAACAAGTTCACCGTCATTGTGATCGCCCTGGTCGAAGAGAAGGTGGTTGGGCTGCTGGTCGATGCGATCTCGGATGTGCTGCAGGTGTCTTCCTCCAGCATGCGCCCCGCGCCGGACTTTGGCACGGCTGTCGACACGCAATTCATCCATGGCGTTTTTCAGGCACGTGACCACCTGGTAGTGGCACTGAACCTCGAACGGCTGCTCACCGAGGGAGAACTGACACTGCCGGAGATGGTCCAGTAA
- a CDS encoding methyl-accepting chemotaxis protein gives MRNDLCADTVHENGLSVATVPGLESQMKPYLERLGTLSMQLRQTSSQIEHSVLEVCNSFQGIATRAKTTVSRAVSFLADDDRGQENVSFETLIQNCSDTMVRILNVTLEAGEVSQRAVERVQQMDESAAAIRTSIQQLEEISKENRMLVINARIEAAHAGEQGAGFAVVAVEVASQTEKMQKVTALVDDLAAELRSLAASTLADLQRMHQRSHERVEECRREVHASLEDLRRAHDGMKSMLVDMTDDGALLASEIGSAIRGMQFQDRVSQRIGHVIEDLEILDRRFDEIARFGFVSVAHPGGEFSAYTMHEERELSGLSVEAVSGGDVELF, from the coding sequence ATGAGGAACGATCTCTGTGCCGATACGGTACATGAAAATGGTCTTTCCGTCGCTACAGTACCCGGGCTGGAATCACAGATGAAGCCGTATCTCGAGCGGCTCGGCACCTTGTCCATGCAGCTTCGTCAGACCTCGAGTCAGATCGAGCATTCCGTTCTCGAGGTGTGCAACAGCTTTCAGGGAATCGCTACACGGGCGAAGACCACGGTTTCGCGTGCGGTGTCCTTTCTTGCCGATGACGATCGTGGGCAGGAAAACGTCAGCTTCGAGACGCTCATTCAGAACTGCAGCGATACGATGGTGCGCATTTTGAATGTGACGCTGGAGGCAGGTGAGGTTTCGCAGCGCGCCGTCGAACGCGTACAGCAAATGGATGAATCGGCGGCCGCGATCCGCACCTCGATCCAGCAGCTCGAAGAAATCTCGAAGGAAAATCGCATGCTGGTCATCAATGCCCGCATTGAGGCCGCGCATGCCGGGGAGCAGGGCGCGGGCTTTGCTGTGGTTGCCGTCGAGGTCGCTTCACAGACGGAGAAGATGCAGAAGGTGACAGCGCTGGTCGACGATCTTGCCGCCGAACTTCGCTCGCTCGCCGCGTCCACGCTCGCGGATCTGCAGCGCATGCATCAGCGCAGTCACGAACGGGTGGAGGAGTGCCGCAGGGAGGTTCATGCTTCTCTGGAAGATCTTCGCCGGGCACACGATGGAATGAAGTCCATGCTCGTCGATATGACCGACGATGGTGCTCTGCTGGCCAGCGAGATCGGCTCAGCGATCCGCGGCATGCAGTTTCAGGATCGGGTGAGCCAGCGCATTGGTCATGTGATCGAAGATCTTGAAATTCTCGACCGTCGCTTCGACGAGATTGCGCGGTTCGGCTTTGTGAGCGTGGCGCATCCAGGAGGCGAATTCAGCGCTTACACCATGCATGAGGAGCGCGAGCTCTCAGGGCTGAGCGTAGAGGCAGTTTCCGGCGGCGACGTCGAGCTTTTCTAA
- a CDS encoding STAS domain-containing protein has translation MGRASGRQKKAETSSSSGASSPETPVEVQAPMLAETPVKVLEPKPSLRLSAYGSTEELHTQVLDLAGNSDLDVDLSEMTNLDASALQVLLALAGEQAARGLQLQMRNVSPALGQWLESTGAAQHLPASAQEERG, from the coding sequence ATGGGCAGGGCAAGTGGACGACAAAAGAAAGCAGAGACTTCCAGCAGCAGCGGTGCTTCTTCTCCGGAAACGCCGGTAGAGGTGCAGGCGCCGATGCTGGCTGAGACGCCGGTGAAGGTGTTGGAACCCAAACCGAGCCTGCGGCTCTCTGCATATGGATCGACCGAGGAGTTGCACACGCAGGTATTGGACCTGGCCGGGAACAGTGATCTTGATGTGGACCTGTCCGAGATGACGAATCTCGATGCAAGCGCGTTGCAGGTTCTGCTGGCCCTTGCCGGCGAGCAGGCGGCACGCGGCCTGCAGCTGCAGATGAGAAACGTATCGCCTGCCCTGGGCCAATGGCTCGAAAGCACGGGCGCAGCGCAACATCTGCCCGCATCCGCACAGGAGGAGAGAGGATGA
- a CDS encoding response regulator: MKKILIVDDSVSMRKMVGYTLRQAGFDVVEAEHGQDALDKLQGAVVDLIITDLNMPVMDGITLIQNVRKRVDMKTKPILMLTTETLGAKKEEGKAAGATGWIVKPFEPEKLLATVAKVLP; this comes from the coding sequence ATGAAGAAGATTCTCATCGTGGATGATTCCGTATCCATGCGGAAGATGGTCGGATACACCCTGCGCCAGGCGGGTTTCGATGTGGTGGAAGCCGAGCATGGCCAGGACGCTCTCGACAAACTGCAGGGCGCTGTCGTCGACCTGATCATTACCGATTTGAATATGCCGGTAATGGATGGCATCACGCTGATTCAGAACGTGCGCAAACGTGTCGATATGAAGACCAAGCCTATCCTCATGCTCACGACGGAGACCCTCGGCGCCAAAAAGGAAGAGGGCAAAGCCGCTGGAGCTACCGGATGGATCGTCAAGCCGTTCGAGCCTGAAAAACTGCTGGCCACAGTAGCCAAGGTATTGCCCTGA